A stretch of the Tannerella serpentiformis genome encodes the following:
- a CDS encoding PAS domain-containing protein, whose amino-acid sequence MTNPIFESMDQDKLRRMIAIREAYNSKQLTIDEARERVRKEVGEVSPEEFAAAEQLVKDETPDECRDEDTQEIVHIYEGLIKEPRKELPFGHPIDAYRREADRMKELMKQGEELAAKPFDEAAWTALMKDVLKYKVHFHRKQNQLYSALERKGFTRPSTTMWTYDDYVRDEMNKARDLLQLGRTEDFLQAFKTMSEDVLDLIGKEELILYPTSLKLISDAEFEEMKHGDREIGFFLIDMPGDAPKAATASTNAPAGGDFMNDLAALLGKYGMGAKATDDDDRVLDVAEGKLTLEQINLLFRHLPVDISYVDENELVKFYTDTPHRVFPRSKGVIGREVRNCHPPKSVHIVEEIIEKFRTGEQSRSEFWINKPGLFIYIVYVAVRDANGRFRGVMEMMQNCTHIRELEGSRTLLTWDDEQKSEQEQPAAKPGETPASPEAITKDTKLKALVTRFPKLIDDLPTINEKFAMLKTPIAKVMLPIATVGMMSERSGMPLDELITKLEALIGTYQMKH is encoded by the coding sequence ATGACAAATCCGATTTTTGAAAGTATGGATCAGGATAAGCTGCGCCGAATGATCGCGATTCGCGAGGCTTATAATAGCAAGCAACTGACCATAGACGAGGCGCGTGAGCGCGTGAGAAAAGAAGTGGGCGAGGTATCGCCCGAAGAATTTGCCGCGGCCGAGCAGTTGGTCAAGGACGAGACTCCGGACGAATGCCGCGACGAGGACACGCAAGAGATCGTTCACATCTACGAGGGCCTGATTAAGGAGCCGCGGAAGGAGTTGCCTTTCGGTCACCCAATTGATGCCTACCGGCGCGAGGCTGACCGTATGAAGGAGCTGATGAAGCAGGGCGAGGAGCTGGCTGCAAAGCCCTTCGACGAGGCGGCATGGACAGCGTTGATGAAAGACGTATTGAAATACAAAGTGCACTTCCACCGCAAGCAAAACCAGCTCTACTCCGCCCTGGAACGCAAGGGATTCACGCGGCCTTCGACCACGATGTGGACCTACGACGACTACGTGCGTGACGAGATGAACAAGGCCCGCGACCTGCTCCAACTGGGGCGCACGGAAGATTTCCTCCAGGCCTTCAAAACGATGTCAGAAGATGTGCTCGACCTCATCGGCAAGGAGGAATTGATCCTTTACCCGACGTCGCTCAAGCTGATTTCCGACGCGGAGTTTGAGGAGATGAAGCACGGCGATCGCGAGATCGGTTTCTTCCTGATCGACATGCCGGGCGACGCGCCGAAGGCTGCAACTGCATCGACTAACGCACCCGCGGGTGGAGACTTTATGAACGATTTGGCCGCGCTGCTCGGCAAGTACGGGATGGGTGCGAAGGCCACCGACGACGACGACCGTGTGCTCGACGTGGCCGAGGGCAAGCTGACGCTGGAGCAGATCAACCTGCTGTTCCGCCACCTGCCTGTCGACATCTCGTACGTGGACGAAAACGAGCTGGTCAAGTTCTACACCGACACGCCCCACCGCGTCTTCCCGCGCAGCAAGGGCGTCATCGGCCGCGAGGTGCGCAACTGTCACCCGCCCAAAAGTGTGCACATCGTGGAGGAGATCATCGAGAAGTTCCGCACCGGTGAGCAGAGTCGTTCCGAGTTCTGGATCAACAAGCCGGGCCTCTTCATTTACATCGTCTACGTGGCCGTCCGCGACGCCAACGGGCGCTTCCGCGGCGTGATGGAGATGATGCAAAACTGCACGCACATTCGTGAGCTGGAGGGCTCTCGCACCCTCCTCACGTGGGATGACGAGCAGAAAAGCGAGCAAGAGCAACCCGCAGCCAAGCCGGGAGAGACGCCCGCGTCGCCCGAGGCGATCACCAAAGACACGAAGCTCAAGGCGCTCGTGACGCGTTTCCCGAAGCTGATTGACGACCTACCCACCATCAATGAGAAGTTCGCCATGCTCAAGACGCCCATCGCCAAGGTGATGCTCCCCATCGCCACCGTAGGCATGATGAGCGAGCGATCGGGCATGCCGCTCGACGAGCTGATCACGAAGCTCGAGGCGCTGATTGGGACGTATCAAATGAAGCACTAA
- a CDS encoding SemiSWEET family transporter: MNEKWFRILAIAATCASILMYVSYISQIQMNLSGQKGTPVQPLCAAFNCMLWTTYGLFKKPSKDWPIILANIPGIILGIITFATSF; this comes from the coding sequence ATGAACGAGAAATGGTTTCGCATCCTGGCTATAGCAGCCACCTGTGCTTCGATCCTGATGTATGTATCGTACATCTCGCAAATCCAAATGAATCTGTCCGGGCAGAAGGGAACTCCCGTTCAGCCTCTGTGCGCAGCATTCAACTGTATGCTTTGGACCACTTACGGGTTGTTTAAGAAGCCATCGAAAGATTGGCCGATCATCCTGGCCAATATCCCCGGTATCATCTTGGGGATAATCACCTTCGCCACCAGCTTCTAA
- a CDS encoding peptidase E, which produces MKTEKYIMKRLFLCSSFADVADLLPELVGKERGTVTFIPTAALHEEYNLYVAEGRAALERLGYTVEELEITQATAEVIEQTLERNDCIYVSGGNLFFLMQELRRKGADRAIVRRVKAGALYIGESAGSMIAAPNIAYAQVMDAVATAYTPDFRDFDALGLVDFYTVPHYGCEPFEESAEETVRTYSHLPLRPITNTQAICVEGDRTRIVSIGSTPVSGGE; this is translated from the coding sequence ATGAAGACAGAAAAGTACATTATGAAGAGATTGTTTTTGTGCTCATCTTTTGCAGATGTGGCGGACTTATTACCTGAATTGGTGGGAAAGGAACGGGGGACGGTGACTTTTATCCCGACTGCGGCGCTCCATGAGGAGTATAATCTGTATGTGGCAGAAGGACGGGCGGCGCTCGAGCGATTGGGCTACACGGTGGAGGAGTTGGAGATTACGCAGGCGACGGCCGAAGTGATCGAGCAGACTTTGGAGAGAAATGACTGCATTTACGTCAGCGGTGGTAACCTGTTTTTCCTCATGCAGGAACTTAGGCGGAAGGGTGCTGATCGGGCGATTGTCCGTCGGGTGAAGGCTGGGGCGCTGTACATTGGAGAGTCGGCGGGGAGCATGATTGCTGCGCCGAACATTGCCTATGCACAAGTAATGGACGCTGTTGCAACGGCCTACACGCCTGACTTTCGAGATTTTGATGCGCTTGGACTGGTCGATTTCTATACGGTGCCCCATTACGGTTGTGAGCCATTTGAGGAGTCTGCCGAGGAGACCGTGCGGACATATAGCCACCTCCCTCTGCGCCCAATCACGAATACACAGGCGATCTGTGTAGAGGGCGACCGAACGCGGATTGTCTCGATAGGCAGCACTCCGGTTAGCGGAGGGGAGTAG
- a CDS encoding Lrp/AsnC family transcriptional regulator: MEQYELDELDEKILSMMVKDARKPFLEVARECNVSGAAIHQRIQKLIHAGVVKGSEFIIDNSKIGFKTCAYMGLFLQSSDQYASITEALKQIPEIVECHHTTGKYDLFVKIYARDNEHLLSIIHKKLLPLGLARTETLISFKEGFRRRLPIDIGKLEKADEE; this comes from the coding sequence ATGGAACAATACGAATTAGATGAATTGGACGAGAAGATTCTGAGCATGATGGTCAAAGACGCTCGGAAGCCGTTTCTTGAGGTGGCGCGGGAGTGCAATGTATCCGGGGCGGCTATCCATCAGCGGATTCAGAAGTTGATTCATGCTGGAGTCGTGAAAGGCTCCGAATTCATCATTGATAATAGCAAGATCGGGTTCAAGACGTGTGCTTACATGGGGCTTTTTCTCCAGAGTTCGGATCAATACGCATCGATCACGGAGGCATTGAAGCAGATCCCGGAGATTGTGGAGTGTCACCATACGACTGGGAAATACGACCTCTTTGTAAAGATCTACGCCAGAGATAATGAGCATCTGCTTAGCATCATCCATAAGAAGCTATTGCCATTAGGATTGGCGCGGACGGAGACGCTGATCTCTTTCAAAGAAGGATTCCGTAGGAGACTGCCGATCGATATCGGTAAGTTGGAAAAGGCGGATGAAGAATAG
- a CDS encoding ExbD/TolR family protein — protein MGKFSRSGGREMPELNTSSLPDLVFAFLFFIMMVTTMREVTLKVQFRAPQATELQKLEKKSLVTFIYVGQPIEEYRAKMGSESRLQLNDAFAEISEVGTYIGQEKSSMKEEDQPFMTVSIKADQDTKMGLITDLKQALREAYALKISYSARKQVDNK, from the coding sequence ATGGGAAAATTCAGTCGATCGGGTGGACGTGAAATGCCCGAATTGAACACGTCATCATTGCCAGACTTGGTCTTTGCGTTCTTGTTTTTCATTATGATGGTTACGACCATGCGCGAAGTGACTTTGAAGGTGCAATTCCGTGCCCCGCAGGCTACGGAGCTACAGAAACTGGAGAAGAAATCACTGGTCACGTTTATTTATGTCGGACAACCTATAGAGGAATATCGTGCCAAGATGGGGTCGGAGAGTCGTCTGCAATTGAATGATGCTTTTGCGGAAATCTCTGAAGTAGGAACATACATCGGGCAGGAAAAGTCGAGTATGAAAGAGGAGGATCAGCCTTTTATGACCGTCTCAATCAAAGCCGACCAAGACACCAAGATGGGGTTGATCACTGACTTAAAGCAGGCGCTTCGAGAAGCATATGCCTTGAAGATCAGTTACTCGGCACGTAAACAAGTAGATAACAAGTAA
- a CDS encoding biopolymer transporter ExbD: protein MSKKRKVPGINGSSSADIAFMLLLFFLLTTSMDTDMGLARRLPPPPDKQQKKQEIDVKKRNMLVVLISSTNQVLCGGEYMDIKQVKAKAKEFIANVNNDPNLPEKEEADVPFFGKMMVCKPHIISLQNDRGTQYQAYIRVQNELAAAYNELRDEVAKQKWGKTFAELDEKQQEAVQMIYPQKISEAEPKNYGGGSKSAPAAN from the coding sequence ATGAGTAAGAAAAGAAAAGTTCCGGGAATTAATGGATCTTCTTCTGCTGACATCGCTTTCATGTTGTTGCTGTTCTTTCTTTTGACGACTTCTATGGATACGGATATGGGGTTAGCGCGAAGATTGCCTCCTCCACCCGATAAACAGCAGAAGAAACAGGAAATCGATGTCAAAAAAAGGAACATGCTTGTAGTTTTGATCAGCTCCACTAATCAAGTGTTGTGCGGTGGTGAATACATGGATATAAAGCAGGTCAAAGCTAAGGCTAAGGAGTTCATAGCCAATGTGAATAACGATCCGAATTTACCAGAGAAGGAAGAAGCTGATGTCCCGTTTTTTGGAAAGATGATGGTGTGCAAACCTCATATTATATCGTTGCAAAACGACCGAGGTACGCAGTATCAAGCATATATCCGGGTGCAAAATGAATTGGCCGCTGCTTATAACGAACTGCGTGATGAAGTAGCTAAGCAGAAATGGGGCAAAACATTTGCAGAGTTGGATGAAAAACAGCAGGAAGCTGTACAGATGATATATCCTCAGAAGATATCCGAGGCTGAGCCGAAGAACTATGGTGGAGGATCTAAGTCTGCTCCTGCTGCGAACTAA